GTGCCGTCGGCGACGTAGAGCCTGCCGTCGGCGCCGACCGCCAGATCCAGCGGCCAGTTCAGCCCACCGGCGAGCAGCGCACGCGTCTGGCCGACACCGAGGATCTCGGTGATCTCGCCGGTGAAGTTCGACACGAAGAGCCGGTCCCCGACGAACGTCAGGTTGTCCAGGCCCGGATTCAGCTGCGCCAGAAGCGTTTTCTCGCCGCTGCGCGGATCGATGCGCAACACCTGCCCACTGGCGACCTGCGTCGAGACCAAGTTGCCCTGCGGGTCGAACTTCACTGCGTCGGGCACGCCGAGATCCGCGGCCACCCGCTGCGGCTCACCGCCGTTGAGGTCGATGCGCCAGATCTCGTTGGCCGTCATCAGCGGGTAGTAGAGCAGGCCGTCCGGACCGACGTCCATGGCGTTGGGCGAGGGCAGGTTCTCCAACAGGATGCGCTCCGCACCGGTACCGCGGTCGAGTTCCATCAGCCGCCCGCCGTCGCGGCACTCGTTGACGAAGAGCCGGTCCTGGTGAACGGTGATGCCGTTCGCGCACGGCAGGTCGTCACGCAGCACGCGCGTGCGACCCGAGGCCTCACGAACGCTGACCCGCCCGTCCATCACCTCGGTCGCGAACAGGTTGCCGTCGCCGTCGAACGCGACGTCGTCCGGGGCGACGATGTCGCCGCCCTTGGCGCTGACCGTGTCGAGGTCACCGCTGCCGAGGTCGAGCGCGCTGATCTGGCTGCCGGTCACCTGTGCGACGTAGACCCGACCGTCCGGGCCCGTGCGCAGACCATTGGCGCCGAACAACCGGCT
The window above is part of the Mycolicibacterium rutilum genome. Proteins encoded here:
- a CDS encoding Vgb family protein: MTQSRYPEWTPATADGWRVERLTAPSRLFGANGLRTGPDGRVYVAQVTGSQISALDLGSGDLDTVSAKGGDIVAPDDVAFDGDGNLFATEVMDGRVSVREASGRTRVLRDDLPCANGITVHQDRLFVNECRDGGRLMELDRGTGAERILLENLPSPNAMDVGPDGLLYYPLMTANEIWRIDLNGGEPQRVAADLGVPDAVKFDPQGNLVSTQVASGQVLRIDPRSGEKTLLAQLNPGLDNLTFVGDRLFVSNFTGEITEILGVGQTRALLAGGLNWPLDLAVGADGRLYVADGTYFYTVGDDGALHTVGMLFSPGYPGFLRGLAPVDGGAFVVATSGGQIGRYRPADGETDYLADGFDQLYGVAVGADEKIVFAELGTGRVHALRPGGSAVLASDLRAPVGVAFGPDGRALVAESGAGRVVAVGGGTETVVDGLQRPQGIAVADGVLYIVDAGAKEVVAVDLTTNTRTTIASGLPVGPPAGVEPKPLKGMPPFSGPQGPFAGITVGRDGTLYVSADGEGSVLALRRT